In a single window of the Cucurbita pepo subsp. pepo cultivar mu-cu-16 chromosome LG18, ASM280686v2, whole genome shotgun sequence genome:
- the LOC111779670 gene encoding uncharacterized protein LOC111779670, with the protein MMMVANAFECQSYPIFEPSSEVYLSLNNVSGDEAFNEGLDILEQNNLEYAGESPRMYLTEDDFGYRLFELAGLPSLLTSEAPASYDAAAATTMQALTPNTINDI; encoded by the exons ATGATGATGGTTGCAAACGCTTTTGAGTGTCAAAGTTATCCCATATTCGAGCCATCCTCAGAG GTATATTTGTCGTTAAATAATGTCTCGGGAGATGAAGCTTTCAACGAAGGCCTTGACATTCTTGAGCAAAATAATTTGGAGTATGCTGGTGAGAGTCCACGAATGTACTTAACTGAGGATGACTTTGGATATAGGCTTTTTGAGCTTGCTG GTTTGCCGTCATTGCTTACCAGTGAAGCTCCAGCTTCATATGACGCAGCTGCAGCCACAACTATGCAAGCACTCACACCCAACACGATCAACGACATTTGA
- the LOC111780574 gene encoding calmodulin-binding protein 60 C-like isoform X2, which yields MDAKGKGRAKAKAKMPPNDDHNPNPKRTRPSSSRTKAGTVAEDDRSLVVFLSRLQPLLSDLVHKEVKNALQTHVDPLLKSLRERKEMGEEAIVEGGIEKFKLVFCNQPANTIFTNNEIKAENGEAVRVAIYDATTNAIVRTGPLSSVLVGLVLLDGDYDETNRSLSELKRNILSPRDGKRPLLVGDGIKLILENGFASIKCVCITDNSSWMKSKKFRLGVMIIDENILAMYPTIGAAVSQPFRAMDHRGEVNKKHHPPSIEDEVWRLEGIGKDGAYHKNLSSHGIKNVGAFVLKYQEIGPTALKKLLGIKVPKKTWMMMVANAFECQSYPIFEPSSEVYLSLNNVSGDEAFNEGLDILEQNNLEYAGLPSLLTSEAPASYDAAAATTMQALTPNTINDI from the exons ATGGATGCCAAGGGCAAGGGCAGGGCCAAGGCCAAGGCCAAGATGCCTCCTAATGATGATCACAACCCTAACCCTAAGAGAACTCGTCCTTCTTCATCTCG tACTAAAGCTGGAACTGTAGCTGAAGATGATCGTTCCCTGGTTGTATTTTTGTCTCGACTCCAACCTCTCTTGAGCGACTTg GTACACAAGGAAGTGAAGAATGCACTTCAAACTCACGTTGATCCTCTTTTAAAATCACTGAG AGAGAGGAAAGAGATGGGAGAAGAAGCAATTGTTGAAGGAGGGATTGAGAAATTCAAGCTAGTTTTCTGCAACCAACCAGCCAACACTATCTTCACCAACAATGAAATCAAAGCAGAAAATGGTGAGGCTGTTAGGGTTGCAATTTATGATGCTACAACCAATGCCATAGTCCGCACGGGTCCTCTGTCATCGGTCCTGGTTGGGCTCGTCCTTCTCGACGGAGACTATGATGAAACTAATCGTAGTTTGAGTGAATTGAAGCGAAACATTTTATCCCCAAGAGATGGGAAAAGGCCTTTACTGGTTGGTGATGGTATCAAACTCATTTTGGAGAATGGGTTTGCTTCGATTAAGTGTGTCTGTATCACCGACAACTCGAGTTGGATGAAATCCAAGAAGTTTCGTTTGGGAGTGATGATTATTGATGAAAACATTCTTGCCATGTATCCGACCATTGGTGCTGCGGTGTCTCAACCTTTTAGGGCCATGGATCACCGTGGAGAAG TGAACAAGAAGCATCATCCTCCGAGCATAGAAGATGAAGTTTGGCGATTAGAAGGGATAGGAAAAGATGGCGCATATCACAAAAACTTATCCTCCCATGGCATCAAGAATGTGGGCGCCTTTGTGCTGAAATACCAAGAAATAGGTCCAACCGCTCTAAAAAAG ctgcTTGGTATCAAAGTTCCAAAGAAAACATGGATGATGATGGTTGCAAACGCTTTTGAGTGTCAAAGTTATCCCATATTCGAGCCATCCTCAGAG GTATATTTGTCGTTAAATAATGTCTCGGGAGATGAAGCTTTCAACGAAGGCCTTGACATTCTTGAGCAAAATAATTTGGAGTATGCTG GTTTGCCGTCATTGCTTACCAGTGAAGCTCCAGCTTCATATGACGCAGCTGCAGCCACAACTATGCAAGCACTCACACCCAACACGATCAACGACATTTGA
- the LOC111780574 gene encoding calmodulin-binding protein 60 C-like isoform X1 encodes MDAKGKGRAKAKAKMPPNDDHNPNPKRTRPSSSRTKAGTVAEDDRSLVVFLSRLQPLLSDLVHKEVKNALQTHVDPLLKSLRERKEMGEEAIVEGGIEKFKLVFCNQPANTIFTNNEIKAENGEAVRVAIYDATTNAIVRTGPLSSVLVGLVLLDGDYDETNRSLSELKRNILSPRDGKRPLLVGDGIKLILENGFASIKCVCITDNSSWMKSKKFRLGVMIIDENILAMYPTIGAAVSQPFRAMDHRGEVNKKHHPPSIEDEVWRLEGIGKDGAYHKNLSSHGIKNVGAFVLKYQEIGPTALKKLLGIKVPKKTWMMMVANAFECQSYPIFEPSSEVYLSLNNVSGDEAFNEGLDILEQNNLEYAGESPRMYLTEDDFGYRLFELAGLPSLLTSEAPASYDAAAATTMQALTPNTINDI; translated from the exons ATGGATGCCAAGGGCAAGGGCAGGGCCAAGGCCAAGGCCAAGATGCCTCCTAATGATGATCACAACCCTAACCCTAAGAGAACTCGTCCTTCTTCATCTCG tACTAAAGCTGGAACTGTAGCTGAAGATGATCGTTCCCTGGTTGTATTTTTGTCTCGACTCCAACCTCTCTTGAGCGACTTg GTACACAAGGAAGTGAAGAATGCACTTCAAACTCACGTTGATCCTCTTTTAAAATCACTGAG AGAGAGGAAAGAGATGGGAGAAGAAGCAATTGTTGAAGGAGGGATTGAGAAATTCAAGCTAGTTTTCTGCAACCAACCAGCCAACACTATCTTCACCAACAATGAAATCAAAGCAGAAAATGGTGAGGCTGTTAGGGTTGCAATTTATGATGCTACAACCAATGCCATAGTCCGCACGGGTCCTCTGTCATCGGTCCTGGTTGGGCTCGTCCTTCTCGACGGAGACTATGATGAAACTAATCGTAGTTTGAGTGAATTGAAGCGAAACATTTTATCCCCAAGAGATGGGAAAAGGCCTTTACTGGTTGGTGATGGTATCAAACTCATTTTGGAGAATGGGTTTGCTTCGATTAAGTGTGTCTGTATCACCGACAACTCGAGTTGGATGAAATCCAAGAAGTTTCGTTTGGGAGTGATGATTATTGATGAAAACATTCTTGCCATGTATCCGACCATTGGTGCTGCGGTGTCTCAACCTTTTAGGGCCATGGATCACCGTGGAGAAG TGAACAAGAAGCATCATCCTCCGAGCATAGAAGATGAAGTTTGGCGATTAGAAGGGATAGGAAAAGATGGCGCATATCACAAAAACTTATCCTCCCATGGCATCAAGAATGTGGGCGCCTTTGTGCTGAAATACCAAGAAATAGGTCCAACCGCTCTAAAAAAG ctgcTTGGTATCAAAGTTCCAAAGAAAACATGGATGATGATGGTTGCAAACGCTTTTGAGTGTCAAAGTTATCCCATATTCGAGCCATCCTCAGAG GTATATTTGTCGTTAAATAATGTCTCGGGAGATGAAGCTTTCAACGAAGGCCTTGACATTCTTGAGCAAAATAATTTGGAGTATGCTGGTGAGAGTCCACGAATGTACTTAACTGAGGATGACTTTGGATATAGGCTTTTTGAGCTTGCTG GTTTGCCGTCATTGCTTACCAGTGAAGCTCCAGCTTCATATGACGCAGCTGCAGCCACAACTATGCAAGCACTCACACCCAACACGATCAACGACATTTGA